AGTGGGACCCCGAGCGGTTCGACCCTCTACCGGCGCTCCGGGACGGACACCGGTACCGCGAGTACCGGTTCGACGGTCGGGAGGGGGAACGGATCGACCTCTTCGTGCGGACCGAGCGGACCGGCGACCCGGACCCCGACGACGCCCACGGCGAGTTCCCGTTCGCGGGCGAACCCGCCATCTACCTGCTCGACGCGGACGGGACCCTCATCGCGTCGATGCACGAGGAGACGTTCACCCACCGTGGGGTCGCCTTCCTCTTCGCCGAGATCCCCGCCGACGGAGAGTATCGGATCGTCGCCATGGACTGGAACGTCGCCGACCCGGAGTACCGGTACTGGCTGCACGTCAGTTGCTGGGACCGGGAGCCGCCGACCGTACCGGAGCGCCTCGAGTGTGGCTCGTCGGTCACGGGCGAACTCAGCGACGAGGACCGCCGTGGCCTCCCGAGCGAGGAGCATCGCTACGACCTCTACAGCTTCGACGGGGAGTGTGGCGATTGCGTTCGGCTGACCGTGACGGCCGAGGACGGCTCACCGCACGTCTCGCTCGTCTCCCCGGACGGCGATCTCCTCGCCGTCGCGTCCGGCGAGGGCGAGGCGACCGTCGACGGCTACCGGCTCGGTTCGACCGGCACGTACGGCGTCCTCGCCACGAGCGTCGAACCGGACGAGCGGTTCGCGTACGACCTGACTCTCGAGTGCTGGTGACCGGCTGACCGACGATCGCCCCTCTCGCCGACGGACGGCTTCCGGTCTCCCTCGCTTCGGTGGACCGTCCCCCGGACGTCTCGACCGGCCGACTGAACTCGGGTTCAGCGAACCTTTTACTCCCTCTCTGCTGTAACTCGGTCCATGGCGACGGATACCACGGCCGAGTTCGTCGAGGTCGCCTCGCTCTCCGACCTCGAATCGGAGGGGCGTGCGCTCGTCTCGGCCGACGGCCAGGCGATCGCGCTGTTTCACCACGAGGTTGAGGTCTACGCCGTGGACAACCGCTGTCCACACATGGGCTTCCCGCTGACGAGGGGCACCGTCGACGACGGGATCCTCACCTGTCACTGGCACCACGCCCGGTTCGAACTGGAGCGAGGCGACACGTTCGACCCCTGGGCCGACGACGTCCAGACGTTTCCCGTCCGGATAGACGGCGACACGGTCTCGCTCGACCCCGACCCCGAGCCGACGGTGCCACCCGAGACGCGCTGGCGGAACCGGCTCGCGGACGGGCTCCAGGAGGACCTCTCGCTCGTGATGGCGAAGGCGGTGATCGGCCTCGACGACCACGGCGAGGGCTTTACCACCCCGCTCGAGACCGCCGTCCGGTTCGGGACCCGGTACCGGAACTCGGGCTGGGGTCGGGGACTGACCACGCTCGGCTGTACCGCGACGATCTACGACCACGTCGGCGGGCGCGACAAACGCCGGGCGATGTCCACGGGCGTCCGCGAGGTGGCCGACGACAGCGCCGGCGAGCCACCCAGGTTCGAACAGCGCGCGTTCGAGAGCCGTTCGATCCCGAGAGACCGCCTCCTGTCCTGGTTCCGCGAGTCGATCGAGGTGCGCGACCGTGCCGGTTCCGAACGGTGTCTGCTGACGGCCATCGCGACGCTTCCTCCCGAGGGGGTCGCGGAGCTGCTGTTCACCGCGGCGACGGACCACCGCTACATGGACGCGGGTCACACCCTCGACTTCGTCAACACGGCGTTCGAGGTGCTCGACCACGTCGGATGGGAGGGCCACGCCGACGCGGTGCTCGCCTCGACGGTCCCCCGGCTCACGGGCGCGACCCGATCGGAGGAACTCTCCTCGTGGCGACAGCCGGTCGACATCGCCGACCTCTGTGCCGACGCCGAGGATCTCCTCCCGGACCTCGTCGCCGCGGGCGAGGGAACGGAGTGGCATCGTCCCGAGGGATTCGTCGAGACGCTGCTCTCGGAGGACCCCCACACGGTGATCGACGCGCTCACCGAGGCGATCGCCGCGGGCGCCACGGTGCGAGAACTCGCGGACGCGGTCGCCCGCGCGGCGACGCGGCGGGTCGCCTACTTCGCGACGAACAACGAGTTCAACGACTGGAACACGGTGCATCACACGTTCACCTACGCGAACGCGGTCCACCGGGCGGCCGCGAAGACCGATACCCGGAACCTCTACCGGGGCTGTTTCGACGGCGCGATGTCGGTCTACCGCGATCGATTCCTGAACACCCCACGCGCCCCGCTGCCCGAACCCGGCGAGTCGGATCGCGATCCGGCGACGATCAGGGAGGAGCTGTTGGAGAGCTTCGACGAACAGGGCCAGGTCGAGCGCGCCGCACGCCTCGTGAGCGAACACTTCGACGCCGGGGGCGACCCGACCGACCTGAAGCGGACGCTCGGACGGGGACTGCTCAGAGAGGACGCCGGCTTCCACACGATCCAGAGCGTCGAGGCGGCGTTCCAGCGATTCGACGCCGTCGAGAGCGAGGAGGAGCGACGGCTCGCGCTGGTGGCGACCGCCCGGTACATGGCCGCGCACTTCCCGACCCGCAGGCGAAACGAACAGACGTTCTCGATCGCGACCCGGCTGCATCGGGGCGAACGGCTCCACGAGGCCGAGTGAGGGTATCGAACTCGCCGTCACCGAAAGCCCTTGGTGCTCCGGCGAGTCGAGGCGACCGATGGTCTCGACCGACACACAGATCACAGCCGTCTTCGTCGTTCTCGCGGTCGTCCTCTGGTACGTGACGACGGGACTGACCGACAGCACGATCGCAGCGCTCGCCGTCCTCATCGGCGTCGGACTCGTCCTCCCGCTCGGGATCAGGAGCTGGCGACACCGATCCGGGGCCGCCTGACCGCCCGGCTCAGACCGCGTCCAGCCCTGCCTCCGCCACGGTTATGTCCTCCTCGACGCCCCCGCCGCTGACGCCGATCGCCCCGATCGGTTCCGCTCCGTCCCCTCGATCGGAACGCCGCCGCCGAAGACGACGATCCGGCCGTCGTTGGTCGCCTCGATCCCGTAGAGCTCCTCGCCCGGCTGGGCGAGCTCTCCGAGTTCCTCCGTAGACATCTTCATCGCGAGCGCAGTGTACGCCTTGTCACGGGCGATGTCGACGCTCGCGAGCAGCGCGTCGTCCATCGGTGGAACGCGACCGGGTTCGCCCCGGCGTCGACCACCGCGATACACATCGGGACGCCGATCTCATCGGCTCTCCCCTCCGCGGCCGTCACCATGCCTTTCGCGACCCCGAGTGTCACTCGATCCATGGGCCACTCACGTCACACCTCGCGATAGGTGTCGGCGTGGTTGACAGACGGTTTCGCCGAGAAGTAACCGATCGCGACCGACCGCCGCGAGAGCGGCTACTGGTCGCCGTCGTCGTCCTCTTCGCCGACGTCCTCGAAGTCGGCGTCGACGTACTCGCCGTCGCTGCCGGGTCCGGCCCCGGCATCGGGGCCAGCGCTGGCACCGGCACCCGGCCCGCCGGCCATGTCCTCGGGGTCGAAGTCCGCACCCGCGCCGCCGGCGCCCGCGGCCTGCTGGGCGGCCTGTTGCTGGTACATCTGCTTGCCGATCTCGGAGAGCGCCGTGCTCAGCTCCTCGGTCGCCTCCCGGAGCTCCTCGGTCTCACTCTCTTCGTCCTCAAGGACCGCTTCGAGGTCGTCCATCGCGGCCTCGATCTCCTCTGCGAGCTCGTCGTCGACGTTCTCCTCGTTCTCCTCGAGCAGCGTGCCCGCACGGGTGAGCGCCGACTCGGCGTCGTTGCGCGCCTCGATCCGTTCGCGGCGCTCTCTGTCCTCCTCGGCGTACTGCTCTGCGTCCTCCTGCATCCGCTCGATCTCCTCGTCCGAGAGCCCCGCGCCGCCCTCGATCGTGATCTCCTCGCTGGAGCCGGTGCCCTTGTCCTCGGCGGCGACGTTCACGATCCCGTTCTCGTCGATGTTGAACGTCACCTCGATCTGCGGCGTTCCGGCCGGCGCCGGCGGGATACCGCTCAGCATGAACTCGCCGAGCAGTTCGTTCTCCTCGGCGATCTCGCGCTCGCCCTGGAACACCCGCACCTGCACCGAGGTCTGGTTCGCCGCCGCGGTCGTGAAGATCTTCGACTCCTCCGTCGGTATGGTCGTGTTCTTCTCGATCAGCCGCTCGAAGAGCCCGCCTTTGACCTCGATGCCGAGGCTCAGGGGAGTGACGTCGAGCAGGACGATGTCGTCGACCTCCCCACCCAGAACGCCGGCCTGGATCGCCGCGCCGAGCGCGACGACCTCGTCGGGGTTGACGTTCTTCTTCGGCTCCGAACCGACGAGCTCCTCGACCTGCTCCGAGACCTGCGGCATCCGGGTCGACCCACCGACGAGGATCACCTCGTCAATCTCGCCCGCGTCGTAGCCGGCGTCGGAGAGCGCCTGCTCGGTCGGCCCGACGGTCCGCTCGATCAGGTCGGAGGTGAGCGACTCGAACTTCGCGCGGGTGAGACTCTCCTCTAAGTGAACGGGTCCGGAGTCCGTCGCCGTGATAAAGGGTAGGTTGATGTCGGTCTCCTTTCGACTGCTGAGTTCGATCTTCGCCTCCTCGGCGGCCTCGGTCAGTCGCTGGAGCGCCTGGCGGTCCTCGCGGAGGTCGATCCCGTGGTCCTTCTGGAACTCCTCGGCGAGGTGGTCGATGATCGCTCGGTCCCAGTCGTCCCCGCCGAGGTCGTTGTCGCCGTTCGTCGCGACGACCTCGTAGACGCCGCCGCCGAGGTCCAGCACCGAGACGTCGAAGGTGCCCCCGCCGAGGTCGTAGACGAGCACCGTCTGGTCCGAGTCGTCGTCGAGCCCGTAGGCCATCGACGCGGCGGTCGGCTCGTTGACGATGCGTTCGACCTCGAAGCCGGCGATCTCGCCGGCGTCCTTCGTCGCCTGGCGCTGCCGGTCGTTGAAGTACGCCGGGACGGTGATCACCGCCTTCTCGACTTCGTCGCCGAGATACTCCTCGGCGTCGCGCTTGAGTTTGCCGAGGATCATCGCCGAGATCTGCTCGGGCGTGTACTCCTCGCCCTCGACCTCGACGGTGTAGTCCTCCTCGCCCATGTGACGCTTGATCGATCGGATCGTGCGCTCGGGGTTCTGGACCGCCTGGTTCTTCGCCGGTCGACCGACGAGCCGCTCGTCGTCGTCGGTGAACGCGACGACCGAGGGCGTCGTCCGGTCGCCCTCGGCGTTGACGATGATCTCGGGGTCGCCGCCTTCCATCACCGCCATCGCGCTGTTCGTCGTCCCCAGGTCGATTCCGAGGATCTTGTTACTCGCCATTTGCCGTTAGATTGCGCGTTCGGTCGGTTAAACCTTGCTACATCGGTCGCCCGACGCTCCGATACACCCCGGCGCCCGCTATCGGTTTTCGGGCTCGAAGACGCGAGAGACGGGAACCTATATCACGGCCCGCAATCAGCCGGTTTCCTCGCCGTCGCTCACCGTCACCTGCGCCGCCCGGAGCACCTTCTCGCCCATCTCGTAGCCGGGGGTGTAGAGCTCCTCGACGGTCCCCTCGGGTCGGTCGCTCTCGACTCGCATCATCACCTCGTGACGCTGCGGGTCGACCTCGGTACCCGGTTCGGGTTCGATCGCCCGGACGTTCTCCTCCTCCAGCACGCGGTCGAACTCCGAGAGCGTCGACTCGACGCCGGGGCGGATGTCGGCCTCCTCGTCCTGTGAGAGGGCTCGAACCAGGTTGTCCCGGACGCCGACGAGCCGGCTCACGAGGTCCTCGGTCGCCGTCTCGCGGAGCTGGTCCTCCTGGCGCTGTCGCCGCTTCTTGTAGTTCTGGAAGTCGGCCTGTACCCGCCGGAGACTCGATTCGAGCTCCTCGATTCGCTCCTCGCGCTCGGCGAGGTCGGCTTCGAGGTCGTCGATCCGCTCCTCGCGATCGATCAGTTCCGCCTCCAGTTCGTCGACCCGCTCCGACGACGCCGGATCCTCCTCCGTGCCGACCGTCTCTCCCTCGCTCACCTCTCCCTGGTTCGATTCCGCCTCGATTCCGACCTCCCCGTCACCCTCTCGCTCCTCGGTTCCCGTGGCGTCGTCCTCGGCGACTTCGGACGGGGTCGCGTCGTGCTCGTCGGTCATACCGGTTCCTACCGCCTGCGCGCTTTAATGCTTGTAGAATCGGATCCGGCGACCGCGATTAATAATAGTCAATAGACGGTTATCACAATCTAGCAAGTGCCGCTTCATATTACACAACTCCGGGTCGGGTGCTAACAGGCTTTTTACGCCCTCTCGACCTGCATCGGGACGCAATGTGTCACTGCTTCGAGTCCGTCGAGGGGATGAGCGATGACGAACGCGCCGAGGTGCGCGCCGAACACACCGACGAGGAGCTGCGAGCCGAGTGTACGGACGAAGAGCTCGAACTGCTCGGCGTCGCGGCGTAGGGTTCACTCGACGAACCGATCGGTCACCACTCGACCGGATCGGAGCCTCCGTGCTCAGTGCGGGAGACGTGACCGGCAAGGTCTTAACGTTCTTAGCCTCGGCACCCTATCCACCCGCAATGGCGCTCACCCTCGACTACGAGAGCGGGACGATCCGGGTCGAGGGCGAAGGTGAGATCCTCGACTCGGTGCCGTTCGTCGAGACCGACGACCGCTCGCTCACCGGTAGAGCGCCGGCCTTCCGCTACGCCGACCTGTGTAGCTACCTCGATCGAGAGGGAATCCGCTACGAGGACCGCGTCCTCGAAACCCGTCCGCTTTCTGGGCTCGCCTCCTCGTACGACCTTCGCCCGTATCAGCGCGAGGCGCTCGCCGACTGGCGGGAGAACGACGACCGGGGCGTGATCGAACTCCCGACCGGGAGCGGGAAGACGGTCATCGCGATCGCCGCGATCGAGTCGCTCTCGACCCCGACACTCGTCGTCGTCCCGACGCTCGACCTGCTCTCGCAGTGGCACGAGGTCCTCGGTACCGAATTCGACGTCCCGATCGGGCAGTTCGGCGGCGGCCTGCAGGACGAGACGGCGATCACGGTCTCGACGTACGACTCGGCCTACCTCAAAGCCGACTCGGTGGGCGACCGCTTCGGGCTGGTGATCTTCGACGAGGTCCACCACCTGGGAGGTGAGGGATACCGGCAGGTCGCACGTCTGCTCGCCGCACCGGCTCGAATGGGGCTCACCGCGACGTTCGAGCGGCCTGACGGCGCCCACGAGACGATCGAGGAGCTCGTCGGTCCGGTCGTCCACCGGCTCTCGGCCGAGGACCTCGCGGGCGAGCACCTCGCACCGTACGACGTGAAGCGGATCGAGGTCGAGCTGACGGAGGAGGAACGGGCCGCCTACGAGCGCGAGCAGTCGACGTTCGTCGAGTATCTCAGGACCGCGAACGTCCGGATGACTCGCGGAAGCGATTATCAGGAACTCGTCAAGCGCTCCGGGAACGACCCGAGAGCCCGGGAGGCGCTGCTCGCGAAGCAGCGAGCCCGGGACCTGATGATGAACAGCGAGGCGAAAGTCGATCTCCTGGGGGAGCTGCTGGACCGCCACCGCGAGGACCGGGTGATAGTCTTCACCGCGCACAACGACCTCGTCTACCGGCTTTCGGAGGCGTTTCTGATCCCCGCGATCACCCACCGGACGGGAACGAGAGAGCGCCGCGAGATCCTCGAACGCTTCCGTGAGGGCACCTACTCGCGTATCGTCGCCTCGAACGTGCTGGACGAGGGCGTCGACGTCCCGGACGCGAACGTCGCGGTCGTGCTCTCGGGCAGCGGGAGCGAACGGGAGTTCACCCAGCGACTCGGCCGGGTCCTCCGGCCGAAAGACGACGGCGGCCGGGCGATACTCTACGAGGTCGTGAGCAGGGAGACGGCGGAGGAGAACGTCGCGGCGCGCAGACGGTGACGTCGCGGCCGGCGGTCGGGGGAAGGCACTCGGTACCGGCTCCCATCGCCGTTTTATCACCTCGCGGATGTTCAGTACGCCGTGATGGAGTCGGACCCGTTCGGCCGGGCGCTCCGCGATCACCACCTCGGGGGACGCGAGGACCCGCTCGTCGACCGTGACGGCGATCGAACCCGAGAGCAACCGATCGAGCGGTGGTACTTCGACGAGTTCGACGGCGACCCGTTCCTCGAACGGTGGCTCGACGGGCCGCTGCTCGACATGGGTGCGGGCGTCGGGAGACAGACGCTCTACTTCCAGGAACGGTTCGAGACGGTCGCGATCGAGGTGGGCCAGCGCCTCGTCGACACGATGCACGAACGGGGCGTCGAGGACGCCCGCCTCGCGGACATGTTCGCGCTACGCGAGACGTTCGAGCGCGATCGGTTCCGATCGGCGCTCGCGATCGGTACGCAGGTCTGCCTCGCGGGGTCGATGAGTGGGTTGAGACGGTTTCTCGCCGACCTCGCACACGTGACGACGCCCGACGCGACGGCGGTGATCGACAGCTACGACCCGACGCTCGCGGCGACGGCGGAGACGTTCGGCTACCGCGCGGACCCTGCACCCGGCCTCGCCCACCGTATCTACCACTGCGAGTACGGGGAGTGGGTGGGTGAGACGCTCCTCTTTCGGGGCTTCAGCCCCGACAGACTCCGCGAGGCCGCGATCGGAACGGACTGGCGCGTCGCCGAGGTGAACCCACATCCGCCGGAAGAGCCCGTCCAGTTCCGGGCGGCGTTAGTCAAGCGATAGCCGCTTCCGAGAGCACCCCCTTTCCGATCTCGGCCCTACCCGATCATCCGCTCCTCGCCCTCCCAGTACTCCTGTCTGAGTTCGTACTTCTGGATCTTTCCGGTCGCGGTCTCGGGGAGGTCGGAGACGAACTCGACGCTCGAGGGGACCTTGTACCGGGCCAGTCGCTCGCGCAGGAACGACAGTATCTCGTCGCCGCTCGGCTCGGCACCCTCGCGCGGGACGACCAGCGCCTTCGGCGTCTCGCCCCACTCCTCGCTCGGAACGGGGATCACCGCGGCCTTCGCCACGTCCGGGTGGTCGTAGAGCTGATCCTCGACCTCGATACTCGAGATGTTCTCCCCACCCGAGATGATGATGTCCTTCTCCCTGTCCTGGATCGTCACCATCCCGTGGGGGTCGATCGTCGCGAGGTCGCCGGTGTGGAAGTACCCAGAGACCTTCGCCGAGAACGCCTCCTCGGTCGCCTCGGGCTTTCCCAGGTACCGGTCCATCACCTGGTTCCCCCGGACGACGATCTCGCCGATCGTCTGGTCGTCCCGCGGGACGTCCCGACCCTCGTCGTCGACGACGCGGATCTCGGTTCCGAGTACGGCGGCGCCCTGTTTCGGCTTGATCTCGAACGGGTCGCCCGCGCCGAGGCGTCTGGGGGCGTTACTCGTCGCGATCAGCGGTGCGGTCTCGGTCAGCCCGTAGAGGTGTAGCAGCCGCCATCCGAACTCCTCCTCGACCGCGCGGATCGTCGCCACCGGCGGTGCGCTCCCGGCGGTCGTGATCCGCACCTCGCGATCGCCGGTCGTCTCCAATTCGGTCGCCTCGTGGTGGTCGATCAGCCGGTTCAACACCGTGGGCGCGCCACAGAGGTACGAGACGTCGTACTCTCCGATCCGCCGGAACGTCTCGCCCGGGTCGAACGCCCGCTGACAGACGTGCGTGCCCCCGATCCCCGTCACGGCGTAGGTGTGGCCCCAGCCGTTGCAGTGGAACATCGGCAGCGTCCAGAGGTAGGTGTCGTCGTCGCGAAGCTCCATGTGCGCGGTGACGAGCATCGCGTGGTAGTGTTCCGTTCTATGGGTCCTCACCACACCCTTCGGGTCGCCGGTCGTCCCGGAGGTGTAGTTGATCGTCGCGTCGTCGTCCTCGGCGATCTCCGGCCGTTCGGGTGCCTCGGAGGATGCCTCCGCGAGCGCCTCCTCGTAGTCTTCCCACTCGCCGTCGATCTCGGCCGCCCGGTAGCCGAGGACCGTCTCCGTCGGGACGTCGTCTCTCACCGCCTCGACCTTCCCCGCGAGTTCGTGGTCCGCGATCACCGCGACCGCCTCGCTGTCGCGCAGGATGTAGCCGTAGTCCTCGGGCGTGAGTCGGTAGTTCATCGGAACGTTCACCGTCCCTACGAGGTTCGTCGCGAACAGCGTCTCCAGGAAGTAGTGGGTGTTCGTCGCGAGAAGCGCGACCCGATCGCCCGGGGAGACGCCCCGTTCGGCCAGCGCGTTCGCTAGCCGGTGGACTCGCTCCGCGAACTCGCCGTAGGTGTACTCGGTGCCGTCGTCGGCGATCACTCCCACCGCGTCGCCGTAGCGATCCACCGCCCGGTCGAAGAACTCGAGCGTCGTCAGTGGAACGTTCATGATCGTTTCTACTGTCACATCGACACACCGCCACAAAATACCTGCTGTCGGGGTGTTTTTCACTCCCCCCTGCGAACCACGAGCGATGCTCAGGAAGGAGCACCTCCGCGTCTCGCGGGCGGGCGGGGGATACCACCTCCAGTTCGCCGGCCGCGAGCACCGCCCGCTCGCCGCGCGCGTGATCGGCACCTTCCAGGGCCACGTCGGCCAGCCACGCGAACGGCTGGAGGAGGCGCTGGCCGAGCGCGAGGCCGGGGCGGAGGACTTCAAACTCGTCCGCGGGCTGGCGGCACTACTCGAACGCGAGTGTACGTTCGAGACCCGCGCGCCCATCGACCCCGAGCGCGCCCGCAGGGTGGCGTTCGAGGAGGCGGAAGTCGTCGGCGTCGCGAGCGACCGCGAACGGGACGAAGCGCTCTCGCGAGCGGGCGAGCGGCTTCGAGCCGACCCCGACGAAGTCTCGGAGTCGCTCTACGCCGACCTGGAGGGCCGGCAGGTTCTCACGGAGATCGGCGACCGGTACGACCCGGACTCGCTCCTCGCGCAGTACGACCTCTCGCTCGCCCAGACCGCGCTCTTCGACGCGACGGAGGTCCGCGTGCGGTCGTCCGATCCCCGGACGCTCGTCTCGGCCGCCAAGCGCCTCGGCCTGCTCTACGAGGTCGAGCGAACCCCCGATGGCCGCGAACTCGTTCTGACCGGCCCGGACACCGTCTTCGGGGCGACCCGACGGTACGGCACCCGGTTCGCCCGGCTCCTCCGGAGCGTCGCGAGTACCGAGAAGTGGTCGCTCACGGCGACGGTCGACGACTACGGGACCGAGCGGACGCTCGAACTCTCCGAGGAGGACCTGCGGGTTCCGGAGGCAGAGCCAGTGACGGAAGTCTCCTACGACAGCGCGGTCGAGGCGGAGTTCGCGACGCGTTTCTCGGCGCTCGACCTCGACTGGGAGCTGATCCGCGAGCCGGAACCGCTCGAGACCGGCGCGAGCGTGATGATCCCGGACTTCGCGTTCGACTACCGCTTTTCGAGCCTCAGAGTGTTCTTCGAGATCATGGGTTTCTGGACCCCGGAGTACGTCGAGAAGAAACTCGGCCAGCTCGAGGACGTCGAGGAGGTCGACCTGATCGTCGCCTACGACGCCTCGCTCGGCGTCGGCGACGAGCTGGGAGAACGGGACGTTCGGGCGATCCCGTACACCGGCCGCATCCGGGTGAAGGACGTTCGGGACGCCCTTCGGACCTACGAGCGCGACCTCGAAGCCGAGAGCGCGGCCGCCCTCCCGGAGTCGCTCGCGCCCGAGGAGGACGTCCTCCCGATCGCCGACCTCGCCGACAGCCTCGGCGTGAGCGAGCGCGCTCTCTCCCCGGTCTCGTTTCCCGAGCACGAGTGCGTCGGCCGGACGCTCGTTCGACCGGCGGTCCTCGACCGGATCGACGCGGAGATCGAGGGCGGCGAGTCGCTCTCTGCCGTCGAAGAGGTCCTGAAATCACACGACGTGAGCGAGACGAGCGCCGTGCTCTCGCGGCTCGGCTACCGGATCGCCTGGCAGGGTCTCGGCTCGGGGACGCTCGAACCAGTTGAATAAGCAATAAAAACCTTTTTATTAACACAGGGTATTGGTTGGATTACTTCCCGATCCTGTTCCCCTCCCCACCCCCGGGATCCGGGAAGTGACGTTTTCGAGACCGCTACTCCCACTGTCGACCCTTGGGTACGACGGATCTGAGTTCGCCGTGGAGGTAGAGTCCGACGCCGAGCGGTTCGAGCGCGCCGGCGAGGTCGTGAGCGGCGATCAGGTAGCCCCAGTCGCCGTCCCACTCCACGCGCTGGTCGTGTCCCCGGACGAACGCGCTGGCCTCGCTCTCGCCGAGTTCGATCACGTTCTCCGTCGCTGCGCCGCCGAAGCGAAGCGCGGCGCTCGTCGTGGGTTTCCAGTGTTCCTGTCTGGTGCGAAGGAGCGTGATCCCGAGCGCTTCGATCTCCATCTCGGAATCGGCCTCCCCCGCGTACGCCCAGAGCTTCCCCGCGCCCTTCTCCCAGAACGTGTGGCCCTCGAAGGTCTCGGGGGGGATCCCGAAGCGCTCGTCGAAGTACGCGAGCACCTCCTCGCGCGTCGGCCTCCCGGGAACGACCCGCTCCGCGCCCGTGACCGGGAGCCGGTCGAACCGCTCGCCCACGTTCTCCTGTCTCCCGTCCCGGTCGCCCCCGTTTCGGTCGTCGCTCACGCGTCCACCTCCAGTTTCGCACAGAAGAAGCCCCCCGTGTCGTTCTGATGGGGGTAGAACCGTTTGGCGTGCTCGACCGAGGGGTCGTACTCCTCGTCGCGCCACTCGTGGACACCGGGGTCGTGTGCGAGGGCGGTCTCGTAGGGGACGACCGAGCAGTCCTCGGTGGCGAGGACGTGATCGAGCACCGCCTCGTTCTCCTCGGGTGCGAAGGTACAGGTCGAGTAGACGACTGAGCCTCCGTCTCTCGTGGCTTGCACCGCCCGTCGGAGCACTCCCTTCTGGATCCCCGCGACGCTCTCGACGTGACCG
This region of Halalkalicoccus sp. CGA53 genomic DNA includes:
- a CDS encoding DUF790 family protein; this translates as MLRKEHLRVSRAGGGYHLQFAGREHRPLAARVIGTFQGHVGQPRERLEEALAEREAGAEDFKLVRGLAALLERECTFETRAPIDPERARRVAFEEAEVVGVASDRERDEALSRAGERLRADPDEVSESLYADLEGRQVLTEIGDRYDPDSLLAQYDLSLAQTALFDATEVRVRSSDPRTLVSAAKRLGLLYEVERTPDGRELVLTGPDTVFGATRRYGTRFARLLRSVASTEKWSLTATVDDYGTERTLELSEEDLRVPEAEPVTEVSYDSAVEAEFATRFSALDLDWELIREPEPLETGASVMIPDFAFDYRFSSLRVFFEIMGFWTPEYVEKKLGQLEDVEEVDLIVAYDASLGVGDELGERDVRAIPYTGRIRVKDVRDALRTYERDLEAESAAALPESLAPEEDVLPIADLADSLGVSERALSPVSFPEHECVGRTLVRPAVLDRIDAEIEGGESLSAVEEVLKSHDVSETSAVLSRLGYRIAWQGLGSGTLEPVE
- a CDS encoding DUF7122 family protein; amino-acid sequence: MSDDRNGGDRDGRQENVGERFDRLPVTGAERVVPGRPTREEVLAYFDERFGIPPETFEGHTFWEKGAGKLWAYAGEADSEMEIEALGITLLRTRQEHWKPTTSAALRFGGAATENVIELGESEASAFVRGHDQRVEWDGDWGYLIAAHDLAGALEPLGVGLYLHGELRSVVPKGRQWE
- a CDS encoding long-chain-fatty-acid--CoA ligase codes for the protein MNVPLTTLEFFDRAVDRYGDAVGVIADDGTEYTYGEFAERVHRLANALAERGVSPGDRVALLATNTHYFLETLFATNLVGTVNVPMNYRLTPEDYGYILRDSEAVAVIADHELAGKVEAVRDDVPTETVLGYRAAEIDGEWEDYEEALAEASSEAPERPEIAEDDDATINYTSGTTGDPKGVVRTHRTEHYHAMLVTAHMELRDDDTYLWTLPMFHCNGWGHTYAVTGIGGTHVCQRAFDPGETFRRIGEYDVSYLCGAPTVLNRLIDHHEATELETTGDREVRITTAGSAPPVATIRAVEEEFGWRLLHLYGLTETAPLIATSNAPRRLGAGDPFEIKPKQGAAVLGTEIRVVDDEGRDVPRDDQTIGEIVVRGNQVMDRYLGKPEATEEAFSAKVSGYFHTGDLATIDPHGMVTIQDREKDIIISGGENISSIEVEDQLYDHPDVAKAAVIPVPSEEWGETPKALVVPREGAEPSGDEILSFLRERLARYKVPSSVEFVSDLPETATGKIQKYELRQEYWEGEERMIG